The following are encoded together in the Oreochromis niloticus isolate F11D_XX linkage group LG12, O_niloticus_UMD_NMBU, whole genome shotgun sequence genome:
- the LOC100703711 gene encoding intracellular hyaluronan-binding protein 4: MLPDAYGCAVANRFGNLLDDDTDPFDLISEVESEKTKKKKKKKEEEEKKAKQKKPGQKESQRDRRLPMALDVQEPVPVRRQLPRPAPVTESGEGREEAQKKAAAGQRRANQEEPPQEFSVSRPSYNSDFDLRGKGGIKGRRAGRAGGNARNPDYFILRGKREYDRHNGTGIPPDDKRGGRGAWNWGSVEEAASEFMDVTSPIKSEESQISVEEDSPNQATEEEGEMLVQVAMEMTLDEWKAMQEMSRPKAEFNIRKAEGKIPSKAKVIHESKHVETIKANMEDEGNFLRRSVNDITSLLDINFGSLGRPTRGGRGRGARGGPSRRPESVKPILEREEDDLAPNPDDPEDFPALSAGR; the protein is encoded by the exons ATGCTGCCGGACGCCTACGGGTGTGCTGTGGCGAACAGGTTCGGGAATCTTCTGGATGATGACACGGATCCTTTCGACTTGATCAGCGAAGTGGAATCAGAAAAgacgaagaagaaaaagaagaagaaggaagaggaggagaagaaagcaaagcagaaaaaacCTGGTCAGAAGGAGTCCCAAAGGGACCGACGCCTCCCTATGGCGCTGGATGTTCAAGAGCCGGTTCCAG TCCGTAGGCAGCTGCCACGTCCTGCACCTGTGACTGAGAGTGGGGAGGGCAGAGAAGAAGCCCAGAAGAAAGCTGCTGCTGGGCAGCGTAGGGCCAACCAAGAGGAACCCCCACAGGAGTTTTCAGTTTCTAG GCCTTCCTATAATTCAGACTTTGATCTCAGAGGCAAAGGGGGGATCAAAGGTAGGAGAGCAGGAAGAGCTGGAGGAAATGCAAGGAACCCGGACTACTTTATTCTGAGGGGCAAGAGGGAATACGATCGGCACAATGGAAC AGGTATACCTCCTGACGAtaagagaggaggaagaggagcttgGAACTGGGGCTCTGTTGAAGAAGCTGCAAG TGAATTCATGGATGTGACATCTCCAATCAAATCTGAGGAGTCCCAGATATCTGTGGAGGAAGACAGTCCGAATCA AGCAacggaggaggagggagagatgTTAGTCCAGGTTGCTATGGAGATGACCCTGGATGAATGGAAGGCCATGCAGGAGATGAGTCGTCCCAAAGCAGAATTTAATATCCGCAAAGCAGAAGGCAAGATTCCCTCCAAAGCCAAGGTCATCCATGAGTCAAAGCATGTGGAG ACCATCAAGGCAAATATGGAAGATGAAGGAAACTTCCTTCGCAGGTCTGTGAATGATATCACCTCCCTCTTGGACATCAATTTCGGGAGCCTCGGACGTCCCACTCGTGGGGGCCGAGGAAGAGGAGCACGAGGTGGTCCTAGCAGGCGCCCAGAGAGTGTCAAACCAATATTGGAGAGG GAGGAGGATGATCTGGCCCCTAACCCAGATGACCCAGAAGACTtcccagcactatcagcagggAGATAA
- the znf367 gene encoding zinc finger protein 367, producing MAESKHPHVIFCNDSPKRVLVSVIKTTPIKPRKAEAITPTSPGFSDFMVYPWKWGENAHNVTLSPGSGSGAASPTGTQTAREADTAPSPEQIKDGIRRGRPRADTVRELISEGETSSSRIRCNICNRVFPREKSLQAHKRTHTGERPYLCDYPNCGKAFVQSGQLKTHQRLHTGEKPFVCSEKGCGNRFTHANRHCPKHPFSRLKREEPKEGLGKAQSVDNKAVAEWLAKYWRTREQRAPTTTKVKPQGKARGQDQEQQDPMEFLQSDEENGEEETAEEEKSTQGGAAKRRLQEQRERLHGALALIELANNLSA from the exons ATGGCTGAGAGCAAGCACCCTCACGTTATTTTCTGCAATGACTCGCCTAAAAGAGTTTTGGTGTCCGTCATCAAGACCACCCCGATTAAACCCAGGAAAGCAGAGGCCATAACTCCGACAAGCCCCGGCTTCAGCGACTTTATGGTCTACCCGTGGAAGTGGGGAGAGAACGCCCACAATGTGACCCTGAGCCCGGGCTCAGGGAGTGGAGCCGCGTCCCCTACCGGGACTCAGACGGCCAGGGAAGCGGACACTGCTCCTTCACCTGAGCAGATCAAG GATGGTATCCGCAGAGGCCGGCCACGGGCGGACACAGTCCGGGAGCTGATAAGCGAGGGGGAGACTTCATCCAGCCGTATCCGTTGTAACATCTGCAACCGAGTGTTTCCCAGAGAGAAGTCTCTCCAGGCCCATAAGAGgacacacacag GTGAGAGGCCTTATCTGTGTGACTACCCAAACTGTGGGAAGGCATTTGTCCAGAGTGGACAGCTGAAGACCCACCAGCGCCTGCACACTGGGGAAAAACCCTTTGTTTGCTCTGAGAAAG GATGTGGCAATCGGTTCACACATGCTAACCGACACTGCCCCAAGCATCCTTTCTCCCGTCTGAAGAGGGAAGAACCAAAGGAGGGTCTGGGGAAGGCTCAGTCTGTGGATAACAAGGCTGTGGCAGAGTGGCTGGCAAA GTACTGGCGAACCCGTGAGCAGCGTGCCCCTACAACCACCAAGGTGAAGCCACAGGGCAAGGCTAGAGGGCAGGACCAGGAGCAGCAGGATCCAATGGAGTTTCTCCAGTCTGATGAAGAGAATGGGGAAGAAGAGActgcagaggaggagaagagcaCCCAAGGAGGAGCAGCCAAGCGCCGCCTCCAGGAGCAACGAGAGCGACTCCACGGCGCTCTCGCGCTCATCGAGCTGGCTAACAACCTGTCTGCCTGA